ttaaaacatttttaaaattatataaatatttgaatataaataaaaaagaagaagaatatttaatatttgataaagatgatgatgaatgtataaattttataacaGCTATATCGAATATAAGAATGTTAAATTTTTGTATCAGTCAAAAAAGTAAATTTGATATACAATCCATAGCAGGAAATATAATACCTGCAATATCATCGACAAATGCAATTGTTGCTTCTTTGCAAGCTTTTCAATTAATTCATGTTATTGAATATTTTGaaacattaaaaaataaaaataataataaaaacaatattagttgtgatgatgataaagaagaaaataagaTAGACCATTTTAATATACGAAATAGTAAAGCTAGACATGTATGGGTTAAAAGTATAGTTAAtggaaataaaatattttcacGAGGAAACTTAGTAAATGCTGAAGCTCTAGAAATACCTAATCCAAATTGTTATATATGTCAACAACCtatcatacatatatatataaaaagtttTGAGAAAATgacattatataattttgtaaaagatatatgtatgaatgaattgtcatttttatatcctTTCTTAGATAAACAAgatagaaatatatttgattatgatttatttcaagaaaatgaagatgattatttacaaagtttatattcatcattAAATGATTGGGATATAAAACATGACGAAATATTAATACTTACAGATTTTCAAAATAACAAGGACCAAATGGAAATACATTTAAAAGAAGACCCTTCACTAGAAACagaatattttatacaacaaaaaaatgttccttcaaaaaaaagaaaagttTCATATATTAAGCAGGTTGAAGGAAATATCGATACTGAAAGGTAAAATTAATAgtgcaaaaaaaaaaaaaaaaaaaaaaatatacatatatatatatatatatatatatatatatatatatatatatatgtatatgtaattatttatttatttatgtttcttaaatgatttatattatataatgtcAATTTTAATGCTATGACACCTTAATTTCTATCCAACATATGCcttattaataaatatttacatatatacatcatttaatttttgtagtgtaaaaaaaaagagacATATATTATCAGACGAACAAAAGGAAACAAACGATGAAAGCAAGCCTACTAAAAAGAGAAAACAGGACGCAATTAAAATAGaggaaataataattgACGACGAACAAAGTGATAATCAAAATGTAGTCTTGATTGattaaatgtaaataaatataaataaatatatatatatatatatataaaccCTTTTGAATAAACTGAAAAATAAGAATGTGCAATATTATAAATCTTTAAcaatttaatttaaaatgaACACAAAAGGATAAGTTAAAGATTGAATGGGCATATCCcatacaaaaaaaaaaaaaaaagcaaaaataaatatataaatatatatatatatatatatatatatatatatatatatatatatatatttatttatttatttatttatttttattttttatgtatatatttgtgatggtttatatatttttattattaatatttgtaaGAAGGAGGCTCCGCTAGTTATAGCTATTAAATCTTTCAATAATTATATCAACTTTATAGGCAACTATATAAACATcaacataaataaataaagaattatatttattttgatctaatatgtttattatcAATCCTCGTGCTGGTTTGAAATAATGATCTATCATGTTGAagtttttaaaataaaattttttgtcatttttttgaataattaatgttttattttttatttgtattaatGGGCATGATATGTTTTTAAATCGATATgtattattcatattgatattactgttcatatttttaatattattatttgtattgtctatattttttatattttcatttgtttCACTTTGTATTAATATCCGTTGGATATCCACATTTCCATTTAGATCTTTTTCCTTATATATctcatttaataaatatataagttgtatgttatttatgttgaaattaaaaagctgaaaaaatttataaagTAAATTCAATGGGACTATTTTTTCtagatttatttttttcatatttaaatctgtgttataattatttaaaaattcatCATAATCATTGTAACTATTTTGTTCATTCTTTGTAGATGAGATATAAGATGAATCATGATATGGGctattatattttgtatatgtattatgttctttataattattgtaattatttttatttatatttactGACATATTATCtttcatataaatactCTTGAGGTGAATAGCCTTATTTAAAAAGTTATTATCGTGTTGTAATATATGAACACGTGGTATGATAATATTAGATAAATTTTTGGATGTTATTACgttatgaataatatgatcattaaaatttaataattcgatattttttaaaatctCTTCAAAAGGATTATCATctatcattttattattattattatataatgcAAAATTTCGTTGGATtgtatttaaatatattagtatatcattatttgtatatggtaagaaaatattataaaaaagggtaagaaaaaagatactcgtgtttttatattgtttataattatttaaaatataatttgtattttttaataagGTTTCTAAACATAAGTTGAGTAAATCTTCTTTGTAATATTCTCGATGTTTTAACATGAAAAACTCATCataatattcttttcttcTAATTTCTTCAATTAAGATATTGTCATCCACataatcttttttttctttctcACATATTGAGGAAGACACATCTGATTCTTTATGATGATAGGAAGAGAAATCATTATCTGaatttatatgtacatttatatttctctCATCAGATAAATCTCCATTTATATTACTAGTCTGACccttttttaatttttcttttttaataaaagagCCAAACTGATctacaatattttttatctcTTGAAATTTATAATTGGTTTGACAATTTGGATTTATAGACGAACTGTGTAATaaattatctttatttatttgattaatattattaatatgtttGTCTTTAACCTTAAAAGTTTGTAACATAGATATATTGTTATGTGATTcatttatttctattttgtttttatatttaatattttgatcatgaacatcataatttttttttttattaatattatttgtaatacttaaattttctttataaatatttattctttcTTTACTTTGATCATAATCATGTATCatagataaaatatattccGTACTGAtgttttcatttatattattataaatatttttaacataataaaatttattaatattttttatctcAGAAAGTAGTGACTTCAATTTTTTGACATATATCCTTTTTTCTTgatcatttaaatttataaaattttttaataaacaattatatactttattatattcattttgtaagttattaatttttatatgatcTGATTCATAAGAATTATTTGTAGAATGGttatttgttattatattattcttattaaaATGGGTCATTGACTTGTTCTTATCATtacatattaaattatCACTACTatgacaataataataattattattatttttattattattattattattattattattattattattattattattattgtgTGAAGAGTCAGACTTCGTAGtagtattattattcatatcttctaatagaaatatttcattttcaaTATCATATAATGAATAATCATAGAAATGTAAATGGACATATGAATATAACAATGACATAATACTAGAAACCTTCATGTCATGTATCtgttttattaaaatatttttgataatcacacatatatgtatagagaaataagaataatatgataaattatataagGCATCTAAAACATTAATTAAATAACTATTATCAACATTtgaaaaatttaataatatattatttatatttaatttatatttgggcaaatcaaaaaataaataagaattataataacatttaaaatattcgtctttttttaatacatctattgatttatataatgaagaaTTTAATCTACCCTTATAATTAGGATCTACcaatttattatttaacatattaataaatttattattaaaacttatattattattttcttcattgttgttattattattttcttcattgttgttattattattttcttttttgttgttattattattttcttttttgttgttattattattttcttttttgttgttattatatatattatttttgcCTGTTTGATAATATAACTTCTTTacatattcatttttataattcatattattaagacgatcataatttttattattatcttgTATATGCacattatttaatatacCTCTTTCATTTGCTATAACCATAagtaatattaatatataattttcgtttcttatatttaataatcCTAATGTGTATAAGAACTTACAAGCAcatttaaaagaaatatctgcaattttataaataaacaaataatcatatatatcataaattatattatcaattTTGTTTTCGTTTctatttgttatataatattttgcTAGAGCTAAAGATAAATGTTGTAAAGATGTCACATTGACActattcatatatttatatgttacatcttttatttcttcatataattctttggggtatatatttatttttgacAAACAAGAAATAGATATACaaaaagaatttatattcatatttttaaaaagaattaatttttttataatttcttttatcAAAGTATCTTCAAGTATACTTATTTCATTTAACTcgtttatattttcatttgtatttttttgatCATTCAAAAGAGGGGAAGTCGACAcaatatcatttttattatcatgcatattgttatataaaatattgtGGTTATCTctactattattattacacatatgattttccttttttatattattattattataaagaCTTGCCACAAGATTTTTATTTGGACTCATGCTGACATCATTCCTATGTAGCATATCCTTTTTATCTAAATTATTGTTTGCtgtttttaatttttgtatatGATTAGAAGgattataatatttattataatttttgttttgataatattttacaCGTTTATTGAATGCTATAAGATCCTTTTTAGATTTTAgataataatcataatttataatagtaagatttctttctttttttttatctattaaattatataaaccATAAAGTAAACATGACAATCCATATTCATTAATTTTGTcgatattataaataatttcttttatcatacttttatataaatctaaatgtatatttttcatttttaatttaccaaatgaatatataagtGATACTAATGAATGCATATTACAatcttttatttcatttatgaaattatttttttctaagAAACGAAAAAagttattattataaagCTGTTGTTTAGCTAGTAAGtttgatataataatgctgttatttaaagaaatgaatttttttttgtatatgaaaatatttaatattttattaacaAGTAAGAGATCATGATTAGAATGACattcatcattttttttatttataaattgTGTATTCATATTTGTGATATGTATACTTGAATTATTTACACAcatgttatttttattattatttatagatacattataagtatttatatcatttgtATTAACAACACTTccaaaattattatgactactgttcatattattatgactactgttcatattattatgactactgttcatattattatgactactgttcatattattatgactactgttcatattattatgactactgttcatattattatgactactgttcatattattattattactgttcatattattattcatattattattcatattattattatttattttaaagtgacttatcaaaatatttattaactctttatcattatattcattcaaataaaaatatattattttattcatataatgACTACATTCAAACATATTCATTTTACAcaataaaagaaaattatttaatatatctttctttttaatacatatattattatattttaaattcgcatcatttaatataatcaACTGTGTTTgatcttctttttttttcatttcatctatattattattatctacattatatgtattatatatattatacatattataaatattgtttatattattcatattgtttatattattcatattgtccacattttttttactgtttatatattttttttcttttatagatgaatcaatataatatgttaaCATATCATATTCATACTTATTCTCATTATAACATGAAGTCATATTTTTTGtcatttcatttttttttttttttttcatacGTCTTGTTATCTTCATTTTGTCAAAAATATCATAAATGCATGGAGAAACCATACTATTGTCTctcaaatattttttatgagtacttaaaaaatttttattttcttccaatgtatttgaaatattatcagatttatattcataagCTTCATATTTATCACATCCTtcaattatatttatttgatttatttgatttattttatttttatttatattttttttcataacattattattacttatCATTATATTGTTGAAGACttgttgtttttttttgtggatgttcatattttttatatccgttttatatatattaaatagtcctctatattttaaaaaattaaaaaaaatactcCCCATTGATGATATGTCTTcaatatcattatttataatatgatcatatgatttctttttattaataagaTTATCCTTGTCTTTTTGATTGCTCttattctttataatatcttcattattggtctcatataaaaagaggttttctaaatatttatgtttcGCTTTTTCTATTATTGTATCTgaagaatatatttgtaaGAACAAATACATTGCTTTGCTTATTTCCTTTTCTATATTTTGTGTTGCATATACATGTTCTTTCTGTgtatatgttataatatctttaatatatttataattgctgttatatctatatatagTCATATCTTCTTTCTGTGATGAAGTTGTTTTATTCcaatattttataaaaaaatttaaaaatatattagaataatttatatttataaagaatggaaataaatagaaatgaaaatgtagaataatattatttaaaaactTTATAAATTcctttaaatatatttcatatattttattttcattacATGAGctataagaaaaataatgaaaaagaaatataggattataaaaataaaaattggaaaaataaaaatattttaaatatttatacatattatcttgataattattagtgataaaagataaaagcatatttaaaatattatttttaaataatgggctatatataatatgtgtattattaaatgtaaatatattattattaatacatgtattattttttcttattatattatcatttaatgATACATTTGCAGATACATTTGTAGATACATTTGTAGATACATTTGTAGATACATTTGTAGATACATTTTGTTGCTTATCTgtgatatttttatttattgacaaatcttcattttttatattattttctatacttaatatatgatctcttatttttttaaaaccATCTCTTAATTTATTGTTCACTAAacattcatatatattaatctCTTTAATAACACTATCTGTTGTGttgtttaatttttcttgttcttttttttttatattttctttgtttagttgttcataata
This region of Plasmodium gaboni strain SY75 chromosome 12, whole genome shotgun sequence genomic DNA includes:
- a CDS encoding SUMO-activating enzyme subunit 2; the encoded protein is MHKTIRKLFSDDVCDKIENMKILLVGAGGIGSEFLKNIITIGCKNIDIIDMDTIDITNLNRQFLFKKEDVKKYKSLVAKERALKHKKNLNINAYTFDVCTMKSSDIKKYDYVINALDNIKARKYVNKLCIMEKKVLIEAGSTGYNGQVYPIYYNETKCYSCEEKPKNKTFAICTIRQTPSLPEHCVAWGRLIFETFFCKNDNETLIDIKNHIEEESKKRNMDKKEIIIFIFNYLFNDSIKELISLKKDYTTMPTPIHFEFDENIDIFKDENENENKKNANNTDKLNDNKDNINDNKYDGNNSRGEEKNQEKENNILKLSSQNIWDKKKCIEMYIKTFLKLYKYLNINKKEEEYLIFDKDDDECINFITAISNIRMLNFCISQKSKFDIQSIAGNIIPAISSTNAIVASLQAFQLIHVIEYFETLKNKNNNKNNISCDDDKEENKIDHFNIRNSKARHVWVKSIVNGNKIFSRGNLVNAEALEIPNPNCYICQQPIIHIYIKSFEKMTLYNFVKDICMNELSFLYPFLDKQDRNIFDYDLFQENEDDYLQSLYSSLNDWDIKHDEILILTDFQNNKDQMEIHLKEDPSLETEYFIQQKNVPSKKRKVSYIKQVEGNIDTESVKKKRHILSDEQKETNDESKPTKKRKQDAIKIEEIIIDDEQSDNQNVVLID
- a CDS encoding hypothetical protein (conserved Plasmodium protein, unknown function) — translated: DQIFHIFLYIPLDYFSCVHNKNYFKLKNKFNYKIKEKEEIQKKKKKRDDTIDKKEIKYFYYAHRKNNLGVYKEIYEKSDQYKMIKYYEQLNKENIKKKEQEKLNNTTDSVIKEINIYECLVNNKLRDGFKKIRDHILSIENNIKNEDLSINKNITDKQQNVSTNVSTNVSTNVSTNVSANVSLNDNIIRKNNTCINNNIFTFNNTHIIYSPLFKNNILNMLLSFITNNYQDNMYKYLKYFYFSNFYFYNPIFLFHYFSYSSCNENKIYEIYLKEFIKFLNNIILHFHFYLFPFFININYSNIFLNFFIKYWNKTTSSQKEDMTIYRYNSNYKYIKDIITYTQKEHVYATQNIEKEISKAMYLFLQIYSSDTIIEKAKHKYLENLFLYETNNEDIIKNKSNQKDKDNLINKKKSYDHIINNDIEDISSMGSIFFNFLKYRGLFNIYKTDIKNMNIHKKKQQVFNNIMISNNNVMKKNINKNKINQINQINIIEGCDKYEAYEYKSDNISNTLEENKNFLSTHKKYLRDNSMVSPCIYDIFDKMKITRRMKKKKKNEMTKNMTSCYNENKYEYDMLTYYIDSSIKEKKYINSKKNVDNMNNINNMNNINNIYNMYNIYNTYNVDNNNIDEMKKKEDQTQLIILNDANLKYNNICIKKKDILNNFLLLCKMNMFECSHYMNKIIYFYLNEYNDKELINILISHFKINNNNMNNNMNNNMNSNNNNMNSSHNNMNSSHNNMNSSHNNMNSSHNNMNSSHNNMNSSHNNMNSSHNNFGSVVNTNDINTYNVSINNNKNNMCVNNSSIHITNMNTQFINKKNDECHSNHDLLLVNKILNIFIYKKKFISLNNSIIISNLLAKQQLYNNNFFRFLEKNNFINEIKDCNMHSLVSLIYSFGKLKMKNIHLDLYKSMIKEIIYNIDKINEYGLSCLLYGLYNLIDKKKERNLTIINYDYYLKSKKDLIAFNKRVKYYQNKNYNKYYNPSNHIQKLKTANNNLDKKDMLHRNDVSMSPNKNLVASLYNNNNIKKENHMCNNNSRDNHNILYNNMHDNKNDIVSTSPLLNDQKNTNENINELNEISILEDTLIKEIIKKLILFKNMNINSFCISISCLSKINIYPKELYEEIKDVTYKYMNSVNVTSLQHLSLALAKYYITNRNENKIDNIIYDIYDYLFIYKIADISFKCACKFLYTLGLLNIRNENYILILLMVIANERGILNNVHIQDNNKNYDRLNNMNYKNEYVKKLYYQTGKNNIYNNNKKENNNNNKKENNNNNKKENNNNNNEENNNNNNEENNNISFNNKFINMLNNKLVDPNYKGRLNSSLYKSIDVLKKDEYFKCYYNSYLFFDLPKYKLNINNILLNFSNVDNSYLINVLDALYNLSYYSYFSIHICVIIKNILIKQIHDMKVSSIMSLLYSYVHLHFYDYSLYDIENEIFLLEDMNNNTTTKSDSSHNNNNNNNNNNNNNNNNKNNNNYYYCHSSDNLICNDKNKSMTHFNKNNIITNNHSTNNSYESDHIKINNLQNEYNKVYNCLLKNFINLNDQEKRIYVKKLKSLLSEIKNINKFYYVKNIYNNINENISTEYILSMIHDYDQSKERINIYKENLSITNNINKKKNYDVHDQNIKYKNKIEINESHNNISMLQTFKVKDKHINNINQINKDNLLHSSSINPNCQTNYKFQEIKNIVDQFGSFIKKEKLKKGQTSNINGDLSDERNINVHINSDNDFSSYHHKESDVSSSICEKEKKDYVDDNILIEEIRRKEYYDEFFMLKHREYYKEDLLNLCLETLLKNTNYILNNYKQYKNTSIFFLTLFYNIFLPYTNNDILIYLNTIQRNFALYNNNNKMIDDNPFEEILKNIELLNFNDHIIHNVITSKNLSNIIIPRVHILQHDNNFLNKAIHLKSIYMKDNMSVNINKNNYNNYKEHNTYTKYNSPYHDSSYISSTKNEQNSYNDYDEFLNNYNTDLNMKKINLEKIVPLNLLYKFFQLFNFNINNIQLIYLLNEIYKEKDLNGNVDIQRILIQSETNENIKNIDNTNNNIKNMNSNINMNNTYRFKNISCPLIQIKNKTLIIQKNDKKFYFKNFNMIDHYFKPARGLIINILDQNKYNSLFIYVDVYIVAYKVDIIIERFNSYN